The Shewanella japonica genome has a window encoding:
- the rpmE gene encoding 50S ribosomal protein L31, whose product MKPGIHPDYAEVTATCTCGNVIKVNSTVGKNLHLDVCGACHPFYTGTQKVVDTGGRIDKFNKRFGALGKK is encoded by the coding sequence ATGAAACCAGGTATCCACCCAGACTACGCTGAAGTAACTGCAACTTGTACTTGTGGTAACGTAATTAAAGTTAACTCTACTGTAGGTAAAAACTTACACTTAGACGTATGTGGTGCATGTCACCCATTCTACACTGGTACACAGAAAGTTGTTGACACTGGTGGTCGTATCGACAAATTCAACAAGCGCTTTGGTGCACTTGGTAAAAAGTAA
- a CDS encoding malic enzyme-like NAD(P)-binding protein, with protein sequence MSDFRQQALDYHEFPVAGKTAVSLTKPAQTSHDLSLAYSPGVAEPVREIAANPDDAYRYTNKGNTVAVISNGTAILGLGNLGPLASKPVMEGKALLFKRFANIDSTDIEVKHRTTADFINTVESIADTFGGINLEDIKAPECFEIERELIARCNVPVFHDDQHGTAIVTAAGMLNALEIQGKKIEDAIFVCLGAGAAAIACMTMIVKCGAQRENVYMLDRQGVIHTRREDINEYKALFANNTDKRTLQDVIKDADVFLGLSGADLLTADDIALMAPNPVIFACSNPDPEIKPEIAHSIRKDLIMGTGRSDYPNQVNNVLCFPFIFRGALDVRASQINDEMKIAAVKALAAIAKEPVPAEVLAAYPDVDSMTFGPEYVLPKPMDPRLLRNIASAVSQAAIDSGVAVLDKVPTDYSL encoded by the coding sequence ATGTCAGATTTCCGCCAGCAAGCTCTCGATTATCATGAATTTCCAGTAGCAGGTAAAACTGCTGTTAGTCTTACTAAACCTGCTCAAACGAGCCATGATTTATCTCTGGCATACAGTCCTGGTGTCGCCGAGCCTGTTCGTGAAATTGCCGCAAATCCTGACGATGCATATCGCTATACCAATAAAGGGAACACTGTTGCTGTTATTTCAAATGGTACCGCTATTTTAGGTTTAGGTAATTTAGGCCCATTAGCATCTAAGCCAGTTATGGAAGGCAAGGCCTTACTGTTTAAGCGTTTTGCGAATATCGACTCTACAGACATTGAGGTGAAACACCGCACCACTGCAGATTTCATCAATACGGTTGAATCGATTGCAGATACATTTGGCGGTATCAACCTTGAAGATATTAAAGCTCCTGAGTGTTTTGAAATTGAGCGTGAGTTGATCGCTCGCTGTAATGTCCCTGTGTTTCATGATGATCAGCATGGTACTGCCATTGTTACCGCAGCAGGAATGTTGAATGCGTTAGAGATTCAAGGTAAAAAAATCGAAGATGCCATCTTTGTGTGCCTAGGTGCGGGTGCTGCTGCCATTGCGTGTATGACAATGATTGTTAAGTGTGGTGCACAACGTGAAAATGTTTACATGCTGGACAGACAAGGCGTTATTCATACTCGCCGTGAAGACATCAATGAGTACAAAGCATTGTTCGCTAACAATACTGACAAGCGTACACTTCAAGATGTGATTAAAGATGCTGACGTGTTTTTAGGCCTATCAGGTGCAGATTTATTAACGGCTGACGATATTGCGTTAATGGCGCCAAATCCAGTTATCTTTGCCTGTTCAAACCCCGACCCTGAAATTAAGCCTGAGATTGCACATAGTATCCGTAAAGACTTGATTATGGGAACAGGCCGCAGTGATTACCCGAATCAGGTTAATAACGTACTTTGTTTCCCGTTCATCTTCAGAGGTGCATTAGATGTGAGAGCGTCACAAATTAATGATGAAATGAAGATTGCGGCAGTTAAAGCCCTTGCTGCTATTGCTAAAGAACCGGTTCCTGCTGAAGTCCTTGCTGCTTATCCAGACGTTGATTCAATGACCTTCGGTCCAGAGTACGTGTTGCCTAAACCAATGGATCCACGCTTACTAAGAAATATTGCGAGTGCGGTGTCACAAGCGGCTATTGATTCAGGTGTGGCAGTATTAGATAAAGTACCTACTGATTACTCACTGTAA
- the priA gene encoding primosomal protein N': MPVFVEVALPVPMRQTFSYQVPEANVSQIQLGLRVKVPFGRQQLVGLITAINNECDVPANKIKPFTALLDDKPLLPTSLYKLTLWAARYYFASQGQMLSQALPVALRKGLSAQPQTVTFYCLNEAGKQVDVSVLKRAPAQKKLFELLQKSVISQEEFTTQELSKVALKALEDKGWVARKHVTNETDLSWRQQLNMTETPLKLNKQQAVAVSVLNQQQGFHCSLLEGITGSGKTEVYLSILETILKQGKQALILVPEIGLTPQTINRFKRRFDVNIAVIHSALTDNQRLEAWRQARCGEAAIIIGTRSALFTPMAFPGLIILDEEHDSSFKQQEGVRYHARDLAVMRGHLEDVQVILGSATPSLETLQNAICGRYTHLTLAERAGAAQKVKQGIIDIRSQPLKSGMSASLINEMRMHLDAGNQVLLFLNRRGFSPALLCHECGHLHECDRCDAFFTVHQGLNEICCHHCGNQYAIPHQCHECGSTMLMGHGTGTEQLAQALEQEFPQYPVVRIDRDTTRKKGSLEKQLTSILKGEYKILVGTQMLAKGHHFPDVTLVGLMDVDGALFSADFRAPERFAQLYTQVSGRAGRADKPGKVLLQTHQSENPILHDLLKNGYGKFARAQLEERQQALLPPAWHMVLLRADAHLAQDADNFLQQVANLLPQDRDFEVIGPMPAPLDRKAGKYRRQLLFQAKNRQRLQQEFESVLPQIEALTESKHCRWSIDRDPQDLM, from the coding sequence ATGCCCGTGTTTGTTGAGGTTGCTTTGCCGGTTCCTATGCGGCAAACCTTTAGTTACCAAGTCCCCGAAGCCAACGTATCGCAAATACAACTTGGGCTAAGGGTTAAAGTCCCTTTTGGTAGACAGCAACTTGTCGGCTTAATTACCGCTATCAATAATGAATGCGACGTCCCTGCGAATAAAATAAAACCATTTACCGCACTATTAGACGACAAACCTTTATTACCTACCTCACTGTATAAGCTCACTTTATGGGCGGCAAGGTATTACTTTGCAAGCCAAGGCCAAATGTTAAGTCAAGCCTTGCCTGTCGCTCTGCGAAAAGGCTTAAGTGCACAACCGCAAACCGTCACCTTTTATTGCCTCAACGAGGCAGGAAAACAGGTCGATGTCAGTGTACTTAAACGTGCTCCAGCACAAAAAAAACTCTTCGAACTTTTACAAAAATCAGTCATTAGCCAAGAAGAATTTACCACCCAAGAACTTAGCAAAGTTGCCCTCAAAGCATTAGAGGATAAAGGCTGGGTAGCGCGTAAACATGTCACCAATGAAACCGACTTAAGTTGGCGCCAACAACTTAATATGACTGAAACACCGTTAAAGCTCAATAAGCAACAGGCAGTTGCCGTTTCAGTTTTAAATCAACAACAAGGCTTTCATTGCAGTTTACTTGAAGGTATCACCGGTTCAGGTAAAACAGAAGTCTACTTATCGATTTTAGAAACCATCTTAAAACAGGGTAAACAAGCACTCATCTTAGTGCCTGAAATCGGGTTAACACCACAAACCATTAATCGCTTCAAACGTCGATTTGATGTGAATATTGCCGTTATTCATTCTGCATTAACAGATAATCAACGTCTTGAGGCGTGGCGCCAAGCTCGTTGTGGTGAAGCCGCCATTATCATCGGTACTCGCTCCGCTTTATTTACCCCAATGGCCTTTCCTGGGCTGATAATTTTAGATGAAGAGCACGATAGTAGCTTTAAGCAACAAGAAGGTGTGCGTTATCACGCCCGCGACTTAGCTGTCATGCGGGGGCATTTAGAAGATGTCCAAGTCATTTTAGGCTCAGCAACCCCATCACTAGAGACGCTGCAAAATGCGATTTGTGGCCGCTATACGCATTTAACCTTGGCAGAGCGCGCAGGTGCTGCACAAAAAGTTAAGCAAGGTATTATCGATATACGCTCACAACCTTTAAAGTCAGGGATGTCTGCTTCGCTAATTAATGAAATGCGCATGCATCTTGATGCGGGCAATCAGGTCCTTTTATTTCTCAATCGTCGCGGGTTCTCACCTGCATTATTGTGTCATGAGTGCGGTCATTTGCATGAATGCGATCGCTGCGATGCCTTTTTTACCGTACATCAAGGGTTGAACGAAATTTGTTGCCACCATTGTGGCAATCAATACGCTATTCCACATCAATGCCATGAATGTGGTAGCACCATGCTAATGGGCCATGGCACGGGAACAGAGCAGCTTGCTCAAGCATTAGAGCAAGAATTCCCTCAGTACCCCGTGGTACGTATCGATCGTGATACCACACGCAAAAAAGGCTCATTAGAAAAACAACTCACCAGTATTTTAAAGGGTGAGTACAAAATTTTGGTGGGCACTCAAATGCTAGCCAAAGGGCATCATTTCCCCGATGTCACACTTGTGGGGTTGATGGATGTTGATGGCGCACTCTTTAGTGCTGACTTTAGAGCACCTGAGCGCTTTGCTCAGCTTTACACCCAAGTCTCTGGGCGAGCAGGACGCGCCGACAAACCCGGTAAAGTATTACTGCAAACCCATCAAAGCGAAAATCCAATACTGCATGATTTATTAAAAAATGGTTACGGTAAATTTGCGCGAGCTCAGTTAGAAGAGCGCCAACAAGCACTACTTCCTCCCGCTTGGCACATGGTACTGTTGCGAGCCGATGCTCATTTAGCACAAGATGCTGATAATTTTCTACAACAAGTCGCGAACCTGTTGCCTCAAGATAGAGATTTTGAAGTCATTGGCCCCATGCCTGCGCCCCTGGATAGAAAAGCCGGAAAATATCGCAGACAACTGTTATTTCAAGCTAAAAATCGACAGCGTTTACAACAAGAATTTGAATCTGTTCTTCCCCAAATCGAAGCGTTGACAGAGAGTAAACATTGTCGCTGGAGTATCGATCGCGATCCGCAAGATTTAATGTAA
- the argS gene encoding arginine--tRNA ligase, producing MKSHIASLLEQTIDSFKQQGIIPADFQARIQVERTKDKSHGDLATNLAMMLTKVAKKNPREIAQLIIDNLPASSHVAKVDIAGPGFINFFIDENALANQLQHALTDEHLGVSLPEKQRVVVDYSSPNLAKEMHVGHLRSTIIGDSVVRALEFLGHDVIRQNHVGDWGTQFGMLLAYMEELRAANGEQAALELSDLETFYRAAKVRFDESTDFATRARNLVVSLQSGDEYCNKLWREFNDISLNHCHEVYERLGVSLTRKDVHGESAYNDDLEQVVTDLDSKGLLSESNGAKVVFQEEFRTKDGEPLPVIIQKADGGYLYATSDLAAMRYRSNVLKADRALYFVDLRQALHFQQVFSLAKTAGFVRKELSLEHTGFGTMNGTDGRPFKTRSGGVVKLVDLLDEANTRAIELVRSKNPDMDEATIIEIARVVGISSVKYADLSKNRSSDYIFSFEQMLSFEGNTAPYLLYAYTRVASIFKRAEDIDLSQAKIVLEHDKEKELGTKLAQFGEVLARMTDKALPHVMCAYVYELASEFSSFYEACPVLAAETEEQKQSRLLLSQLTAKTLKTGLSLLGIETLERM from the coding sequence ATGAAATCACATATTGCATCTTTACTAGAACAAACCATCGACTCTTTTAAGCAACAAGGCATTATCCCAGCTGATTTTCAGGCACGCATTCAAGTGGAGCGAACCAAAGATAAAAGTCACGGTGATCTCGCCACTAACTTGGCCATGATGCTAACCAAAGTCGCTAAGAAAAATCCTCGTGAAATTGCTCAGTTGATTATTGATAATCTTCCAGCGTCTAGCCATGTGGCTAAGGTCGATATTGCAGGCCCAGGATTCATTAACTTTTTTATCGATGAAAATGCCTTAGCAAACCAACTACAACATGCCCTAACAGATGAACACTTAGGCGTTTCGTTACCAGAAAAACAAAGAGTCGTCGTGGACTATTCATCGCCTAACCTTGCTAAAGAAATGCATGTAGGTCACCTTCGTTCAACGATTATTGGCGACAGTGTCGTTCGTGCACTTGAATTTTTAGGCCATGATGTTATCCGTCAAAACCATGTGGGTGACTGGGGCACACAATTTGGCATGCTACTAGCCTACATGGAAGAGTTACGAGCAGCGAATGGCGAGCAAGCAGCACTTGAACTTTCAGATTTGGAAACCTTCTACCGTGCCGCTAAAGTCCGCTTCGATGAATCAACAGATTTTGCAACACGTGCACGTAATTTAGTGGTTTCACTGCAATCGGGCGATGAGTACTGCAATAAATTATGGCGTGAATTTAATGACATCTCGTTAAATCATTGTCATGAAGTTTACGAACGTTTAGGCGTGAGCTTAACCCGTAAAGATGTTCACGGTGAAAGTGCTTATAATGACGACCTAGAGCAAGTCGTAACAGATCTTGATAGTAAAGGCCTATTAAGCGAAAGCAACGGCGCAAAAGTGGTATTTCAAGAAGAATTCCGCACCAAAGATGGTGAGCCATTACCCGTTATTATCCAAAAAGCCGATGGTGGATACTTATACGCCACCTCTGATTTAGCAGCCATGCGTTATCGCTCAAACGTTTTAAAAGCTGATCGTGCTTTATACTTCGTTGATTTACGCCAAGCACTGCATTTCCAGCAAGTATTTAGCCTAGCGAAAACAGCTGGTTTTGTCCGTAAAGAGCTATCTCTTGAGCACACAGGTTTCGGAACAATGAATGGCACCGATGGCCGTCCATTTAAAACTCGTAGTGGCGGTGTGGTTAAATTAGTCGACTTATTAGATGAAGCAAACACCCGTGCAATCGAATTAGTTCGCAGTAAAAATCCTGATATGGACGAAGCGACAATCATTGAAATTGCGCGTGTTGTTGGTATTAGCTCAGTTAAATACGCTGACTTATCTAAAAACCGTAGCAGTGATTACATTTTCAGCTTTGAACAAATGCTGAGCTTTGAAGGCAACACCGCACCATACCTTCTTTATGCATACACACGTGTGGCTAGTATCTTCAAGCGTGCTGAAGATATCGATTTAAGCCAAGCGAAAATTGTACTTGAACATGATAAAGAAAAAGAACTAGGTACTAAACTTGCTCAGTTTGGTGAAGTACTGGCTCGTATGACAGATAAAGCATTACCACATGTGATGTGTGCTTATGTTTATGAGTTAGCAAGTGAGTTCTCAAGCTTTTACGAGGCTTGTCCAGTTCTTGCAGCAGAAACTGAAGAGCAAAAACAAAGTCGCTTATTGTTGTCACAGTTAACCGCTAAGACCTTAAAAACAGGGTTATCTCTGTTAGGTATCGAAACGTTAGAGCGTATGTAA
- the hslV gene encoding ATP-dependent protease subunit HslV, which produces MTTIVSVRRNNQVVIAGDGQVSLGNTVMKGNARKVRRLYQNKVIAGFAGGTADAFTLFERFETKLEMHQGHLLKSAVELAKDWRTDKMLRNLEAMLIAADTKESLIITGNGDVVQPEHDLIAIGSGGNYAHASALALLQNTDLTAREIAEKSLTIAGDICVYTNQHKTVEQIDY; this is translated from the coding sequence GTGACTACTATCGTATCCGTACGCCGCAATAATCAAGTTGTCATCGCAGGTGATGGCCAAGTTTCCCTCGGCAATACCGTCATGAAAGGCAATGCACGTAAAGTGCGTCGTTTATACCAAAATAAAGTGATCGCCGGATTTGCTGGCGGCACAGCCGATGCATTTACCCTTTTTGAGCGCTTTGAAACCAAGCTCGAAATGCATCAAGGTCATTTATTAAAATCAGCTGTAGAGCTCGCTAAAGATTGGCGTACTGACAAAATGCTCCGTAACCTTGAAGCCATGCTGATTGCTGCAGACACCAAAGAGTCATTAATCATTACAGGTAATGGCGATGTAGTGCAGCCTGAACATGATTTGATTGCTATCGGCTCAGGCGGAAATTACGCTCATGCCTCAGCGTTAGCACTACTGCAAAACACTGACTTAACGGCCCGTGAAATTGCAGAAAAATCACTAACGATTGCCGGTGATATTTGCGTATACACCAACCAACATAAAACGGTTGAGCAAATCGACTACTAA
- a CDS encoding FimV/HubP family polar landmark protein, whose protein sequence is MGQHPKIKLNIVASSKDLSRLSIHLRQTNDDKESMEELMVQPISSFMLFAIGVEDVSDPKAKLIVSEYKGNSWRQFAVLPVFDSPFIKETAKTQIKIDKQKQLPKVVTQAAPKLASSSQSVAEKPSTSRPSTTAKVLNNKPTPTMGHCYIERQASDTLWRIATRYQSEWDLNVYGVMMAIFDANPQGFSKQKIHLIRQDVTLACPSLEQLNQYGNKAQDKLRFEALQQQHRQ, encoded by the coding sequence TTGGGTCAACACCCAAAAATCAAACTTAACATTGTTGCCTCTAGCAAAGACTTGTCTCGACTTAGTATTCATTTGCGACAAACTAATGATGATAAAGAAAGCATGGAAGAGTTGATGGTACAGCCTATCAGTAGCTTTATGTTATTTGCTATTGGTGTTGAAGATGTGAGCGATCCGAAAGCAAAGCTGATCGTCAGCGAATATAAAGGCAACAGCTGGCGTCAATTTGCTGTATTACCGGTTTTTGATTCTCCATTTATTAAAGAAACAGCTAAAACTCAAATAAAAATAGATAAGCAAAAACAACTGCCAAAAGTGGTCACTCAGGCTGCGCCTAAATTGGCGTCATCAAGTCAATCAGTTGCTGAAAAACCTTCAACTAGTCGACCTTCAACGACAGCAAAAGTTCTCAATAATAAGCCGACGCCTACAATGGGTCATTGTTATATTGAAAGGCAGGCATCAGATACTTTATGGCGCATTGCTACTCGCTATCAAAGTGAGTGGGATTTAAATGTCTATGGAGTGATGATGGCAATTTTTGATGCTAACCCTCAAGGCTTTTCTAAACAGAAAATCCATTTAATCAGACAAGATGTAACACTGGCATGTCCTTCACTAGAGCAGCTAAATCAGTATGGTAATAAAGCACAAGATAAGCTGAGATTTGAGGCGTTACAGCAACAACATCGACAGTGA
- a CDS encoding SPOR domain-containing protein, translating to MSRDYANKKPSGKKRSSSRGKKPQQKRSIPYLPTLIVLLLVGGFGYFLWWISGSSDDAPATTAPAVTVEQTKPKPVKKDPNALPPKPTEEWTYLEELENKSIDVEVPEDALKSKGPYQMQCASFRKPEPAEEMKAMIAFQGMEAQVRATTGSSGVWHKVILGPFESKRAAERSRHKLQRAGINGCQIWLWEY from the coding sequence ATGAGTCGAGATTACGCTAATAAAAAGCCTAGTGGTAAAAAACGTTCGTCTTCTCGAGGAAAGAAACCACAGCAAAAGCGATCGATTCCTTACCTGCCGACATTAATCGTCTTGTTACTTGTCGGCGGATTTGGCTATTTTTTATGGTGGATAAGCGGCAGCTCTGATGATGCTCCAGCAACTACGGCACCCGCTGTCACTGTTGAACAAACTAAGCCTAAGCCAGTGAAGAAAGATCCAAATGCACTACCGCCAAAACCGACGGAAGAATGGACTTACTTAGAAGAGCTAGAAAACAAGAGCATTGATGTTGAAGTACCAGAAGATGCATTGAAATCTAAAGGCCCATATCAAATGCAATGTGCGTCGTTTAGAAAGCCTGAACCCGCAGAAGAAATGAAAGCCATGATTGCTTTTCAAGGTATGGAAGCACAAGTCAGGGCGACCACAGGCTCAAGTGGCGTCTGGCATAAAGTCATTTTAGGCCCATTTGAATCTAAACGTGCAGCCGAGCGCAGCAGGCACAAACTGCAACGTGCTGGTATTAATGGTTGCCAAATTTGGCTGTGGGAATATTAA
- the hslU gene encoding ATP-dependent protease ATPase subunit HslU produces the protein MSEMTPREIVHELDSHIIGQKNAKRSVAVALRNRWRRMQLEPSLRQEVTPKNILMIGPTGVGKTEIARRLAKLANAPFIKVEATKFTEVGYVGKEVEQIIRDLTDSAIKMTREQQMKKCRHRAEEQAEERILDALLPKPKDDWNTEPKDDSNTRQIFRKKLREGQLDDKEIDIDLAAPQVGVEIMSPPGMEEMTNQLQSMFQNLGQTKENRKKVKIKEAFKLLIEEEAAKLVNQEDLKEQAIDLVEQNGIVFLDEIDKICKRGESSGPDVSREGVQRDLLPLIEGCTVTTKHGMVKTDHILFIASGAFQMSKPSDLIAELQGRLPIRVELSALSADDFKRILTEPHASLTEQYVALMGTEGVKVEFAESGIEKIAQAAWQVNETTENIGARRLHTVMEKLMEEISYDASEKSGSTFVIDEAYVTEHLDTLVEDEDLSRFIL, from the coding sequence ATGTCTGAAATGACCCCTCGCGAAATTGTCCATGAATTGGACTCGCATATTATTGGTCAAAAAAATGCAAAACGTTCTGTTGCTGTAGCCTTGCGTAATCGCTGGCGCCGTATGCAACTTGAGCCTTCATTGCGCCAAGAAGTGACCCCTAAAAATATTCTGATGATTGGCCCAACAGGTGTCGGTAAAACTGAAATTGCCCGTCGTTTAGCTAAACTTGCTAATGCGCCATTTATTAAAGTGGAAGCAACCAAGTTTACTGAAGTCGGTTACGTGGGCAAAGAAGTCGAGCAGATCATTCGTGATTTAACCGATTCGGCTATCAAAATGACCCGTGAGCAGCAAATGAAAAAATGCCGCCACCGCGCAGAAGAACAAGCAGAAGAACGCATTTTAGATGCCCTACTACCCAAACCTAAAGATGATTGGAATACTGAGCCAAAAGATGACTCAAATACCCGTCAAATCTTCCGTAAAAAACTCCGCGAAGGTCAGCTAGACGATAAAGAAATTGATATCGACTTAGCTGCGCCACAAGTGGGTGTTGAAATCATGTCGCCTCCAGGCATGGAAGAAATGACCAATCAGCTTCAAAGCATGTTCCAAAATTTGGGGCAAACCAAAGAAAACCGTAAGAAAGTAAAAATCAAAGAAGCGTTCAAGCTATTGATTGAAGAAGAAGCGGCAAAACTGGTTAATCAAGAAGATCTTAAAGAACAAGCGATTGATTTAGTCGAGCAAAACGGTATCGTATTCTTAGACGAAATCGATAAAATCTGTAAACGTGGCGAAAGCTCGGGCCCTGACGTATCTCGTGAAGGCGTACAACGTGACTTACTCCCATTGATCGAAGGCTGCACAGTGACAACTAAACACGGCATGGTTAAAACTGACCATATCCTGTTTATCGCATCTGGTGCGTTCCAAATGTCTAAGCCGTCTGACTTGATTGCTGAGTTACAAGGTCGTTTACCTATTCGTGTTGAGCTTAGCGCCCTAAGTGCTGACGACTTTAAGCGTATCTTAACCGAACCACATGCATCACTTACAGAGCAATACGTTGCGCTGATGGGTACAGAAGGCGTTAAAGTCGAATTTGCTGAATCAGGTATCGAAAAAATCGCTCAAGCAGCATGGCAAGTCAATGAGACCACAGAAAACATTGGTGCTCGCCGTTTGCATACTGTGATGGAAAAACTGATGGAAGAAATTTCTTATGATGCTTCTGAAAAATCTGGCAGTACTTTTGTCATCGACGAAGCTTATGTCACAGAGCATCTCGACACCTTAGTAGAAGATGAAGATTTAAGCCGCTTTATTTTATAA